The genomic region CCAGCAAGCCGGGGTTATCGGTAATAACACCGCTGGTAACAACCCGAACACCGTCCCATTTTTCTTCCGGCAAGGCTTCGAGCAAGGCGTTCAGCTTTTTGAGCAGTTCGGTGTGTTCGTCTTTCAGCATAAAGTATGAGCTTTTCAGCACATAGCAGCGATCGGAAGCCTTTATGCTCTGCGGATGAGCCGCGGCGAGCTTGATAAACCGGCGCTTTTCAGCCCTGTTTTCGTTATACACTTTGAACGCTTTCTTTAAGTTCTCATCGGTTACTTTAACGCCGCAGATTTTTTCCAGCTCTTCCTTTGCCTTGGTAAAGATACGCGCATTGTACTTCTTGCCGAAGTCCTCTTTGCGGTGCTGACCGTGATTGATAAAGATCATCGGGATTTTCCGTCCGGCGCTCACCTTGTAGTTCTGAGAGAGCGGACGAAGCGTATCATCCAGCGTTGTCAGCATTGAAGCGGAAAGCCCGTCGAGGGTACCGTCCAAGGCCATTTCCAAACAGCGCAATGCCAGCGAGTAATAGAATGTCGGGAAGTATTCCTTTGCCCGCTCGATGGGGCCTTGACCGCCCCATACGCCGAACGGTGCGATACCTGCCGCATAGACAATCTCTTCGGGCGCATAGTACGGGAAAATACCGACGGCTTTTTTCCCTGCTGCAAGGTATTTATCCAGCTGCTTCCGCGGATTGTTTGCCAAATATTTAAATTGTTCCAATAATTCTTTGATTGTTTCCATACTGTCCTCCCCTACTCCAACGTCGGCTTCGACCAATCGGTCTCTTTGGTGTTTTTAAAGTTGGTATAGACGTCCTCGCCCTTCGCCTGTTTCTCCTGCTTGCGCTCGTCCATAATTTCTACCAAGCCCTGTACACGTGTTTTATACTGTTCCGTAGAGAAGTTGCGTTCGTCAGCCTGATCGCCGTCGAAGTGGACGACCGGAATACCGAGGTCTTCTTTCCAGCGCCGCTCGATTTCGGGCATTGCGCCGCTCCACGGTTTACAGCTGCGGTTGTAGTTGACTAAAGCGCCGCTGATACCGTTTTCTTTTGCCATGGTTTCGCGCCATTCAACACCGGTTTCGATACAGACGGAACACGGTGCCTTGCAGTACGCGGCGGCCATTTCACGGATATTTGAATATCGGAAGCCGAATGCCGGAGCATATACGACAGCGGTTACGTTAACGCCGCTATCTTTTAAGGGGTCAAACAAGGGACGGAGCGCCGGCCAGCACGGAATGCCTTCAAACAAGATACGGTGCTCTTCGGGATATTCCCATGTAGAGGTATTCTCTTTTACCGATTGTTCAAATTCCTGTGCCAACAGTTCAAAACCGACAGCGGCGTCTTCCTCACAGCGGGCGGCGACAATGTCTGCCATGTGGTTAAACAGGTCAAACCCGCTTAACGGAGACGGCTTATATGACATAAACGAACAAGCTTTCAGCCATGCCGCGGCGGTTCTGTTTGCACGCGCACAGGCATCCTCAAATTTCTTTTCATCGAATTTTTTACCGGTCAATTGCTCCAGCTGCTTGATGGCATAATCAAACTGCCCGAGCAAATAGTCCACTTTTTCTTCGGGGACATCCACCGTATTGGAGAATGGAATGTCGACCATGATGAGCGGAATATTATGCATACGCGCAATATTTTCGTACCACTTTGTCATCATATTGCAGATATTATTACAGCACAGCAAAAAATCCGGCTGCGGCATTCTGCGTGAATCGGTCGGTTCTCCTGCGGCATACGCAAGACTGATGCGAGCATACCCGCAAATATCATTATCGTAGCCCATATCCTCCGCGGCTTGGCAGAGACGTAAGCCGTCTTTCTTTGCAGCCGTCGACGCCGCGTGGTTTTCGGGATAAACAACGTTAAGATCAAAAGCTTTCGCTAATTCAATTGGAAATTTAGAAGAACTCCATCCGACTAATTCACCGCGCCGTTTTGCTTCCCACGCATTCGCATAGACCTTATCTACGACATCGCGTAACAGAGCTGCTGCGGGCTTATGCCCTTCAATCGGCCGTGGCGTTTTGTTGGGTAACTTTTCCATTTTTTGAGCCATTTGTTTCCTCCTCGTATCTCTCGGTCATCTTCCATAAAACCGGAAAAGGCATTGTGGAAGATACCGCGTAGACCGGCGCCGACCTTGCATTTACCGGCGTCGACCGTACTTATTTTGCTGCCTGCGCACACTTTTGATATGCAAACAGGGCGGCTCCAATTGCACCATTTAACTGGCAGTACTCACTCGTGTGAATTTTAAATCCTATATTTCTTTCTAATGCCCGAACCATTCCCTTATTCAGGGCAACTCCTCCGGTCATGACAACATCATCCTGAATGCCAACACGCTTGGCCAAACTACCGACACGGCTGGCAATCGCCGTATGGATTCCTTTTACGATATCGGGAATTTTTGCACCACTTGCCAGCTGAGAGATAACCTCCGATTCGGCAAAGACGGTGCAGGTAGAGCTGATGGTCAGTTCTTTGGTGGACTGTTCATCAAGCTTTTCCAGGTCTTCCAAATTGATTTCCAGAACCTTTGCGATAACATCGAGAAAGCGTCCGGTACCGGCAGCACACTTATCGTTCATAACAAAGTTTTCGAGCATACCGTTATCGCTGAGCTTTAACGCCTTTGAATCCTGCCCGCCAATATCGATAATAGTACGAACACGCGGGAACAAGAAATAAGCGCCTTTTGCATGACAGGACAATTCGGACATCTGTGCCGGGACTTCCTTTAACGAATTACGCCCATAACCGGTTGCAATAGCTCCGTCAAGCTGTTCTATCGAGGTAAAACCGACTTGATCCAATGCGCCTTTCATAACCCGCGCGGGCCCGCTGGTACCCGTTCCAACCGGAACAACCGCCGTTGCAACGATATCCTTTCCATCCTTGATAATAACACATTTGGAAGCTGTAGAACCGACGTCCACGCCCATTGTAAATATACTCATAACGATATACCCGCTCTCTTGCCGATTAAATCTAAGGGAAACCTCTAAAAACGGAAGTTTTTAGAGATTCCCTACATATTAAAGACCAAGCATGTGCTTTGCCAAATCCAAGAATTTCGTGATAATAATAGCATTGGTAATATTACTGATAAAACCGCCGATGACCGGCACGACAAAGAATGCCAACTTGGAATAGCGGTACTTGCGGCAGACCGTCTGCATCGTCGTCATCGAAACAGGCACTGCACCCAAGCCGAACCCGATGTGACCAACTGCCATAACCGCCGCATCATAGTTCCTCCCCAAGAGGTTAAACGTAAGGAAGTAACAGAACACAACAATCAGCACAACTTGCACCAGTAGCAATACAATCAATGCGGTGCCTAAGCCTGCAAGCTGCCAGAGTTTCATAGAAATAATGGACATCGATACGAATAGAGCCAGCGAGAATTCACCGACGATATCGAAAGCTTCATAGAGTACGCTGTGTTTTGCCGGATTAGTTTTTGAAGTCAGATCAAGCAAAAGGCGTGTCGCAATTCCTCCAAACATGCAGCATACGTGAATCGGAAAGTTGATTTTGAAATACTTCAATATTAAAAACAGCACTTGCCCGACTCCGCATGCAATACAGAGCATAAACACCGCTTGCAGCATATTGTATTTGTCGACTAAAGCACCCGCTGTTCCGCCGGAACCTTCCGCCTTTAATTCCGCAGCTTCTTCCTTACCGTCCAGTTCGGGATTTTCGAGGTGAAAGCGCTTAACCATAAAGTTGCCGAACGGCTCACCGATGATACAACCTGAAATCAAACCGAAGGTTGCCGCTGCAATCGCTACTTCCATAGCCGCGGTTGCGCCCGCCTCTACGGCAATGGGCGCAAACGAAGCGGCATTTCCATGTCCGCCGGTCATCGGGATACTGCCCGTCATCATAGAGATGAGGGGACTGATATGGAAAAGGCTACCGACGGAGATAGCGGCAGCATTTTGCAACGCTGCAAGCAAGGCAGCCAGTACGGTAAAAATAATCACCAGCTTACCGCCTTTTTTCAGCAGCGCCAAACTTGCAGCAGCGCCGCTTGCAGCAAAGAATAAACAATAGAACAGTTGATTGACCGTTTTATAATCAAAATTCAATTCAAAAATATTGAGCGAATAGAGCAATAGCGAGAGGAGCGCAAACAAGGTGCCACCCACAACGGAAGCGGGTAAACAATATTTTTTGAGAACCGGAATTTTATTACGTAGAAACTCTCCCACATAAATTGCGATAACCGCAACCATGAGTGTTTCGAACATGCCCAATTTTAAAACAATTCTTTCCATAACTCGATAACTCCTGATAATGAATATTTTTTTGCGTAACCATCACGAGAATTACAATAGGGAACCTCTAAAACCTAAGGTTTTTAGAGGCTCCCCGTAAGATTCTTTCTATTTTTTAACGAATGTATTATATTCTCTAATTGCCCTCGGAAGCAGCATTTGATGGAAAGCGCAGATTGCTTTCGGATTCTGATAGACGGAATTCGCAAAGGCGATCATATACGCCCGTATATCATACAAACTGACGATTTCGTCGACCATACCGGTTTTGGCGCAATACTGCGGAACGGATTTTTCCTTATATTCATTAATCAGCTTATTCATCTTTTCAATGGTAGGCGTTAAATCCTTTCCCGCATCCTTGTCTTTTACTAAACGACGGCAATACATCGCAGTTGCAGCGGTTTCTCCGTTCATTACATTGATTTCGGTTGCCGCAGTACCGAGCGAGAACGCATTGGTATCGTTGCCTTGAGGCCGGCCCAACACATAGTGAGCCGCAGCAGTACCCTTTCGGAGCGTAACTTCCATCTGCGGAATATTGGAATTCTGAATGGAGTAAATAAGCGACTGTCCCAGACCGAGCAGTTCCGCTTTTTCCGCATCGTTTCCGACGTCGATACCGGTGGTATCCTGCAGCCAGATAATCGGAATCTTATCGCGAGCACAGAGTGTTACGAACTCATTCATCTTCATAAGCCCCTGCCGGTAGAGCTTACCGCCGATGCCGACTGCGCCTTGTTTGTATTCGGGATACTTCAGCAGCAAGCCTTGGAAGTTCGCGACAAGGCCGACTAACAACCCGTCAACTTTTGCAAGTCCGGTTACCATTTCGGGACCGTAGCCTTTTTTGTACTCGCTGAATTCGCTGTTATCTACCAGCCGTCCGATAATATCGTAGATATTGTATATCTTCTTCTGGTTCATCGGCAAAATGGAATACAGATCGTTCGGATCGAGCGCCGGTTCCCGCGGTTCGTCTACACGGAAAAATTCCAAATTGTAGGCGGGCAGGTAGTCCATATATTTTTTGATACCGTCTAATACGCCGATTTCGTCGCTGTACACCTCGCGGAAAAAGCCCGTTTCGTTGTAGTGAATGGAAACCGTTCCCGGTACATCGACGCCCTTGGATTTTTTGCTTGCCTCGATAATCTGCTCGGCGCCCTCTTCGTCGATATAGCCTTTCGGATTCATACCGCCGACGATGCCGGCGCCACCGACTGCCATATTCGCTTTCTCATGTGCGATAAGGATGGTCGGGCTGATACTGTGATAGCCGCCGCCCGCGGGGTTTGTTCCATAGATACCGACGATAACGGGAACACCGAGCTGCTGCAGTTCTACGTTCCGATAGAACGGAGTACCACCGCCGCGCCGGTTCGCATAAACTTTTTCCTGCTCGTCGAGTTTAACTCCGCTACAGTTCAGTACATACACGAGCGGAATGCGCAAGCATTTTGCCGTGTCGGAAGCCCGCAGTAAGTTTTCCGCCTGCCCGGGAACCCACGCGCCGACAATCTTCTTATTATCGGAAGCAACGATGACCGCCCACTTTCCGTTAATCCGTCCCAAGCCTTTGACGATACCGGTCGCGGTTTCAAAGTCCTGCGGATTATAGAGGCTGTTTAACGGACACCATGTACCTTCGTCAATCAGGTCGGCAATCCGCTGCAGCGCAGTCATCTGCCCTTTTTCGTTGATAGCCTCCGTCGGCGTTCCTGCTTCGTGGATTTCATCTATCAGTTTGCCGATTTCTTCTTCAACGTCTTTAATCAGCTTCTCATTTTCTTCATCAATATGTGCCAACTCCTTTCCAACTTGTTCCATATTTTGGAAATAGTTCGGCATCGAATAATCACCCATGTCTATTCCTCCGGTTACGACATTTTCCGCGAGCACAAAGCTCACGGAAAATGCTCTTTTTCTGTGCGAAATTTTATCAAAAATTTTGCACATTTTTTCTAACAGACGGGTAAACACATCAGGCGGAGTAGATTAACATCGCAGAATAATTGTGGCTATGACGTCTAAAACTAGCCTTTCCGTCAGCCTTTTGAAAATAGCGGTACCGGATACAAGGCGCAAACAAAAACAAAGCGGAGACGTACTTGTTGTACGTTGAGCATTTATTTTTGTGCAGCAACGCCGTAAACGGTATGCATATTTTCAAAAGGAAAGGTTGAATAGCCTCCTTATTCTGCGGGGCTGCTAAAAAATAACCTGATGTGTTTACCCTACCCTGATACTTACTCTTCTACAGGAACTTTGATAAACGCCTGCCCGGGATCGATTTCCTCGCGGATCATCTTAATAACGTCTTCGCTCGGCGCCTCAAGCAGAACAGCTTTGGAAACATCGAGGTCAAAACCGGTATTTTCCAGTACGTCTTCGGGGGAAGAGGTCGGATAGTAACCCGCTAAGTACATCCGCTTGGTCTTATCATCAAATTTGAGAATACCGCGGTCGGTAACAACGGCGATCGGGACTCTGTTTCCCGGAAGACCGAGCTTCTCACGTCCGCCGGGGCCGTCTCCCCATCCGGCGCTGGTGATGTAGTCGATTTTATCGATAAAGCGTCGTTTTTCGTGCTGCATCATAATAACGGTGTTGGAATAGGTTGCGATACCGTTTGCACCGCCGGAACCGGTAAACCGGGTAATAGGGTTATGATAGTCGCCGATACAGGTTGAGTTTACGTTGCCGAAAGGATCAATCTGTGCACCGCCGATAAAGGCGATCATACGATCGTTATCATTGAGCCATTCGTTTGCTTCAAACCCGATAAAGCGGACGTTCGGCCACTGTACACCGCAGTGAGCCATCAGCCGGTTATCGCCGACACTGCGGGGTACTTCAACCGGAGCGCAATCCATCAAACCGCTTTCCACAATCAACTTACAATGCGGAGCAAAAATCCGTTTTGCCAACGATGCTCCGATTAAAGGAAGACCGGTACCTACAATAACAATCTGGCCGTCTTTGATAGTCTTTGCGATTGTAATTGCCTGCATTTCTTTATTGGTATAATTTTTATAATTTGCCATCTTACTTATCCTCCTTTACAAGCCGTGCCGCATAACCGAATCCCGGTACAACCTTCAATTTTGCCAATCTGCTTGCACCGAGTTTATCGATATATTCGGTATGATCTTTTACGCCGTATACCCATTCCTGTAGATAAGCTTTAAAATCTTCTTCGGTTTTGGTAACGCTGTCATACATTTTAAAGAAGTTTGCATCGTAGTCATAATAGTTATAGCACTGAGCGGGATGAGCACCGTAAGGGGTATGCACAACTGCATCGACACAAAATTCGGGTATCGAGTTTTTAGTCGGATCCTTTCTGATCTCTTCCTCGGTTACAAGCTCTTCGCATGTTACGATACACTTTTTTGCGGCAATCGCGATATCGATATCATGGAATTCATCACCCTCTATGGAACAGGTTCCTTCGATAGAAGCCTTTTGCACGTGGATGATTGCAGTATCTAAGCGCGGCACAGGAACGGCAACAACCTTTTCACCGGGATTGAAGGGGTTTTCCACCTCAACCAATTTATCATTGGGAAGGCGCGGATCTTTTGCACGCTCTTCTTTACTGATACCCCATTTGTTTACCAAGTCAGTGCCCTGCATCAGCCGTACCGGAAGATACGGAAGTCCGAGGGAAGATGCATGAAGCATCAGCATCAGTACATCTTGCGAATAGTCTTCCAGCAGCATTTTTTTGTTGTTTTTTTCTATTTCGTGGCGGAAGCGACGCGCTACGTTTGTATAGCCGGAGTTTGCAATATAGCAGTTGATAAAGGCCTTTACCCTTCCTTCACCGATCAGCATATCCCAGTCGCCGCCTGCCGGGCCGGAGTACCCGATAAAATTGCCTAAGCCTTGCCGCAGAATTTCGTTTACCGCAGCATACGGCTTACGATTCGTCGTAAAACCGCCGAAGCAGAGGACATCGCCCGATTTTACATATTTTTTTAATTGCGTCGTGCAATGACATAACCTTACTCATAATACATCTCCTTCCAACTATATGTACGTTCTAATGAAATAGAGGCAATCGCAAAAATTATTTTCCAGCGATAAGCTCCATTCATACAGAGAGGGAACGCCGATAACATCGGTATTCCCTCTGCATTATTACTTTCCAAAGATCAACATAAAATAACCGGCCGCAACCGCAGAACCGATAACACCGGCCACATTCGGCCCCATCGCATGCATGAGCAAGAAGTTCGTCGGATTTTCGGATGCGCCTACCGTTTGCGAAACACGCGCAGCCATCGGCACGGCGGAAACACCGGCAGAACCGATTAATGGGTTGATTTTTCCACCGGTAACAACATACAAAAGCTTTCCGAGCAAAACACCGCCGACCGTCGACATGCAGAACGCAAACAATCCCATAAAGATAATGCTAATCGTTTGCACTCGCAGAAACAACTCTCCGTTTGCCGTAGCGCCGACGGTAACACCAAGCATAATCGTAACAATATTGATCAATGCGTTTTGAGCCGTATCGGATAAGCGCTGTACAACACCGGATTCTCTAAAGATATTGCCTAACATCAGCATGCCAAGCAGTGGAGCAACCGAAGGTAGCAACAACGAGGTAAATAAAACCGTTCCGATCGGGAATACAATTTTTTCCGTCTTACTTACCTTCCGCAACTGTTTCATCTTAACAGCACGCTCTTTTTTGGTGGTTAATAGCTTCATAATCGGCGGCTGAATCAACGGAATCAGCGCCATATACGAATACGCTGCAACGGCGATCGGCGCCAGCAGTTCGGGAGCTAAGTTGTTTGCAATATAAATAGAAGTAGGATCATCGGCGCCGCCAATAATAGCAATAGCGGCAGCCTGCTTTGCCGTAAAAATCGGTAAAGCACTGGCAGCCATAAAGGTGATATAAATGCCGAACTGCGCCGCCGCTCCGAGCAACAAGCTAATAGGGTTGGCGATAAGCGGCTCGAAATCGGTCATTGCGCCTATCCCCATGAATATTAAGCATGGGAAGAGGTTACTCTTGATACCGCTATAAATAATCCGCAGTACACCGGACGTATACCAAGGCTCTGCTTCCTTCATCAAATCCGCTAACGGTAAATTCGTCAAAAACATACCGAAAGCAATCGGCAACAGCAGCAACGGTTCAAACTGCTTGACGATAGCTAAATAAATTAAAACGAACGAGATGAGAAACATCACAAGCTGCTGCCATGTCAACGCAGCAAAGCCTGATTGTTGCATCATCGCCCCTATAACCTTAATGAATTCCATGCAGTGCCCCTTATTTAACCTCTACCAATACGGTATCAGTATCGACGGCATCTCCTTTCTTTACCCTGACAGCAGCCACGGAACCGGCAACTTCGGATACGATTTCGGTTTCCATCTTCATGGCTTCCAAAATAACAACCACTTGACCGACGGAAACTGCATCGCCTTCTTTTACTTTTACATCAAGGACGGTGCCGGGCATCGGGCTGACTACGGAACCGGCAGAAGCTGTGGGAGCCGACGTAGGTACCGCGGGTTGCGGGGTAACAGGTTGAGCAACGGGAGCTGCTTGAATGGCGCGAGACACCCGCTCTGGAGGACGCCGTGATAAAGATGAAGAGCCGCTCCCGACTCTTTCCACTTCAACTTCATATTTTTCACCATTTACAGTGACTACATAATTCATACGAAACACTCCTTCTCTTTATGACCTATAGTTTCTTAATACTCGTAATTACGAACGAATTCAAAGGCTCGCGCCTTTCTTCGCTAATAGCGGCTGCAATAACTGCAACTTTTACCGCTTCGGCACCCGCTGAAGACTTTGTATTCACGGCTGTAGGGGTCGCTGTTGCAGGGGCTGCTTGAGGTTTGGTAGGTAATTTTTTCTCTAAGCCCGAAATAACTTTCGAAACAATCATAACGTAAATCGCTAAGAAGATTAGAGATAAAAACACAATACCAAGCCCAAGCAAAGATGACAACAAGCTCGTAACAAAGCTTATGTACTCTGTTGTGATCATTCATACCTCCTATAAGGAATAAATAGCTTGAAAAAGCATCCCGGATAATAGCTTTATCACTATCATAATACAAAAAGTGCTTCACTGTCGAGACAGCAAAGCACTTTTCATCTGTTCTAGGGTATCTCTAAAAGTTTGGTTCGATTTTTAGAAGACCCCTCACAATAGATAGGTTCCCGTCAAAATTATCCGACGAAGATGCTGGTAAAGGTCTGAATAATAAACGCATTAACAAAGTCGATAAACAGCGAACCTACAAGCGGAACAGCCAAGAAAGCCTTCGTCGAGAAACCGTTTACGGAAGTAAAGGCTTCCATGTTTGCAATAGCGTTCGGAGTAGCTCCCATACCGAAACCGCAGTGGCCGGTTGCCATAACCGCTGCATCGTAATCCCGTCCCATAAGGTTGAAAGTAACGAAATAGGCAAACAAGCCCATAACAACCGTCTGCACCAGCAGGATAACGATAAGCGGAATTGCCAAGTCTGCCAACTCCCACAACTTCATTGACATCAATGCAATAGCCAAGAAGAAGGAAAGGCATACGCTTCCGATAATACCGATTTCGTCGATAGGCGTTTTGTTAGGCGTTGCATCTACAATATTACGCATAATAGCAGCAAGAAGCATCGGAATAAGATATGCCGGCAAAGACAATCCCGCTTTTTTAATAAGCGGCGTAATAAGACCACCGACACCCATTGCAATACCGATCATACAAGCTGCTTTAAAGAAAGATTTCTCGGTCATAGTAGCTTTCTGAGCGAGAGTCTCTTCATTCTCAGCTTGCTGTTGAGCCTCTTTTGCGTTTCCTTCTTTGCACACAAGGTTGTGCTTATCCTTTAAGCGTTTTGCAATCGGCCCGCCGAGTAAACAGCCTGCTACCAAGCCATACGTTGCCGAGGCAATTGCGACAACCGTAGCGCCTGAAACACCCCGTTCTTCCAAATAAGGTCCGAAAGCGCCCGACGTACCATGTCCGCCTGTCAACGGGATTGAACCCGCCGCCAAACCGATACCGGGATTAAGCCCGAACACTTTTGCCAA from Treponema vincentii harbors:
- a CDS encoding OadG family transporter subunit; amino-acid sequence: MITTEYISFVTSLLSSLLGLGIVFLSLIFLAIYVMIVSKVISGLEKKLPTKPQAAPATATPTAVNTKSSAGAEAVKVAVIAAAISEERREPLNSFVITSIKKL
- the gltS gene encoding sodium/glutamate symporter codes for the protein MITFTFDMYLTLGLAIILYLLGSGIKAKVGFLQKYYIPAPVIGGTLFSIVMLIGHNLGLFTFTFDGNLKNFFMVVFFTSVGFLASVSALKKGGIATLLFLAAAAVLCVVQDGVGIALAKVFGLNPGIGLAAGSIPLTGGHGTSGAFGPYLEERGVSGATVVAIASATYGLVAGCLLGGPIAKRLKDKHNLVCKEGNAKEAQQQAENEETLAQKATMTEKSFFKAACMIGIAMGVGGLITPLIKKAGLSLPAYLIPMLLAAIMRNIVDATPNKTPIDEIGIIGSVCLSFFLAIALMSMKLWELADLAIPLIVILLVQTVVMGLFAYFVTFNLMGRDYDAAVMATGHCGFGMGATPNAIANMEAFTSVNGFSTKAFLAVPLVGSLFIDFVNAFIIQTFTSIFVG
- a CDS encoding sodium ion-translocating decarboxylase subunit beta; this encodes MEFIKVIGAMMQQSGFAALTWQQLVMFLISFVLIYLAIVKQFEPLLLLPIAFGMFLTNLPLADLMKEAEPWYTSGVLRIIYSGIKSNLFPCLIFMGIGAMTDFEPLIANPISLLLGAAAQFGIYITFMAASALPIFTAKQAAAIAIIGGADDPTSIYIANNLAPELLAPIAVAAYSYMALIPLIQPPIMKLLTTKKERAVKMKQLRKVSKTEKIVFPIGTVLFTSLLLPSVAPLLGMLMLGNIFRESGVVQRLSDTAQNALINIVTIMLGVTVGATANGELFLRVQTISIIFMGLFAFCMSTVGGVLLGKLLYVVTGGKINPLIGSAGVSAVPMAARVSQTVGASENPTNFLLMHAMGPNVAGVIGSAVAAGYFMLIFGK
- a CDS encoding acyl-CoA dehydratase activase, whose product is MSIFTMGVDVGSTASKCVIIKDGKDIVATAVVPVGTGTSGPARVMKGALDQVGFTSIEQLDGAIATGYGRNSLKEVPAQMSELSCHAKGAYFLFPRVRTIIDIGGQDSKALKLSDNGMLENFVMNDKCAAGTGRFLDVIAKVLEINLEDLEKLDEQSTKELTISSTCTVFAESEVISQLASGAKIPDIVKGIHTAIASRVGSLAKRVGIQDDVVMTGGVALNKGMVRALERNIGFKIHTSEYCQLNGAIGAALFAYQKCAQAAK
- the gctB gene encoding glutaconate CoA-transferase subunit B, translating into MANYKNYTNKEMQAITIAKTIKDGQIVIVGTGLPLIGASLAKRIFAPHCKLIVESGLMDCAPVEVPRSVGDNRLMAHCGVQWPNVRFIGFEANEWLNDNDRMIAFIGGAQIDPFGNVNSTCIGDYHNPITRFTGSGGANGIATYSNTVIMMQHEKRRFIDKIDYITSAGWGDGPGGREKLGLPGNRVPIAVVTDRGILKFDDKTKRMYLAGYYPTSSPEDVLENTGFDLDVSKAVLLEAPSEDVIKMIREEIDPGQAFIKVPVEE
- a CDS encoding acyl-CoA carboxylase subunit beta yields the protein MSFVLAENVVTGGIDMGDYSMPNYFQNMEQVGKELAHIDEENEKLIKDVEEEIGKLIDEIHEAGTPTEAINEKGQMTALQRIADLIDEGTWCPLNSLYNPQDFETATGIVKGLGRINGKWAVIVASDNKKIVGAWVPGQAENLLRASDTAKCLRIPLVYVLNCSGVKLDEQEKVYANRRGGGTPFYRNVELQQLGVPVIVGIYGTNPAGGGYHSISPTILIAHEKANMAVGGAGIVGGMNPKGYIDEEGAEQIIEASKKSKGVDVPGTVSIHYNETGFFREVYSDEIGVLDGIKKYMDYLPAYNLEFFRVDEPREPALDPNDLYSILPMNQKKIYNIYDIIGRLVDNSEFSEYKKGYGPEMVTGLAKVDGLLVGLVANFQGLLLKYPEYKQGAVGIGGKLYRQGLMKMNEFVTLCARDKIPIIWLQDTTGIDVGNDAEKAELLGLGQSLIYSIQNSNIPQMEVTLRKGTAAAHYVLGRPQGNDTNAFSLGTAATEINVMNGETAATAMYCRRLVKDKDAGKDLTPTIEKMNKLINEYKEKSVPQYCAKTGMVDEIVSLYDIRAYMIAFANSVYQNPKAICAFHQMLLPRAIREYNTFVKK
- a CDS encoding sodium/glutamate symporter; this translates as MERIVLKLGMFETLMVAVIAIYVGEFLRNKIPVLKKYCLPASVVGGTLFALLSLLLYSLNIFELNFDYKTVNQLFYCLFFAASGAAASLALLKKGGKLVIIFTVLAALLAALQNAAAISVGSLFHISPLISMMTGSIPMTGGHGNAASFAPIAVEAGATAAMEVAIAAATFGLISGCIIGEPFGNFMVKRFHLENPELDGKEEAAELKAEGSGGTAGALVDKYNMLQAVFMLCIACGVGQVLFLILKYFKINFPIHVCCMFGGIATRLLLDLTSKTNPAKHSVLYEAFDIVGEFSLALFVSMSIISMKLWQLAGLGTALIVLLLVQVVLIVVFCYFLTFNLLGRNYDAAVMAVGHIGFGLGAVPVSMTTMQTVCRKYRYSKLAFFVVPVIGGFISNITNAIIITKFLDLAKHMLGL
- a CDS encoding 2-hydroxyacyl-CoA dehydratase subunit D, which encodes MAQKMEKLPNKTPRPIEGHKPAAALLRDVVDKVYANAWEAKRRGELVGWSSSKFPIELAKAFDLNVVYPENHAASTAAKKDGLRLCQAAEDMGYDNDICGYARISLAYAAGEPTDSRRMPQPDFLLCCNNICNMMTKWYENIARMHNIPLIMVDIPFSNTVDVPEEKVDYLLGQFDYAIKQLEQLTGKKFDEKKFEDACARANRTAAAWLKACSFMSYKPSPLSGFDLFNHMADIVAARCEEDAAVGFELLAQEFEQSVKENTSTWEYPEEHRILFEGIPCWPALRPLFDPLKDSGVNVTAVVYAPAFGFRYSNIREMAAAYCKAPCSVCIETGVEWRETMAKENGISGALVNYNRSCKPWSGAMPEIERRWKEDLGIPVVHFDGDQADERNFSTEQYKTRVQGLVEIMDERKQEKQAKGEDVYTNFKNTKETDWSKPTLE
- a CDS encoding biotin/lipoyl-containing protein, which encodes MNYVVTVNGEKYEVEVERVGSGSSSLSRRPPERVSRAIQAAPVAQPVTPQPAVPTSAPTASAGSVVSPMPGTVLDVKVKEGDAVSVGQVVVILEAMKMETEIVSEVAGSVAAVRVKKGDAVDTDTVLVEVK
- a CDS encoding 2-hydroxyacyl-CoA dehydratase subunit D, with the translated sequence METIKELLEQFKYLANNPRKQLDKYLAAGKKAVGIFPYYAPEEIVYAAGIAPFGVWGGQGPIERAKEYFPTFYYSLALRCLEMALDGTLDGLSASMLTTLDDTLRPLSQNYKVSAGRKIPMIFINHGQHRKEDFGKKYNARIFTKAKEELEKICGVKVTDENLKKAFKVYNENRAEKRRFIKLAAAHPQSIKASDRCYVLKSSYFMLKDEHTELLKKLNALLEALPEEKWDGVRVVTSGVITDNPGLLDILDSYKVCVVADDVAHESRALKVDIDLSIDDPMLALADQFARMDEDPLLYDPDLTKRPAYVVKLAKDNKADGCLLFMLNFDDTEEMEYPSLKQAFSEAKIPLIKVGYDQQMSDFGQVKTQLETFNEIVQLNRM